One part of the Hydrogenobacter sp. T-2 genome encodes these proteins:
- the gcvH gene encoding glycine cleavage system protein GcvH encodes MDEILVGKYVVKTDRYYTKDHEWALVKGNKAWIGITDYAQKELGDVVYVDLPQVGESYEAGDTIANVESVKSVSPIYSPLSGTVAEVNETLSDEPHLMNESPYEDGWLAVIELSDPMEVEDLMPAEDYAQLLVEIVKDEKGEIIKLELPGEEEERFEESLEALPEEELGYEEKER; translated from the coding sequence ATGGATGAGATACTTGTTGGTAAGTATGTGGTAAAGACAGACAGGTATTACACAAAAGACCATGAATGGGCTCTCGTAAAGGGAAACAAAGCTTGGATAGGTATAACAGACTACGCACAGAAGGAGCTTGGAGATGTGGTTTATGTAGACCTTCCTCAGGTAGGAGAGAGCTACGAAGCTGGTGATACCATTGCCAACGTGGAATCGGTAAAGAGCGTATCACCCATATACTCACCCCTCTCTGGAACTGTGGCGGAGGTAAATGAAACTCTAAGTGATGAGCCACATCTTATGAACGAGTCTCCTTACGAGGACGGATGGCTTGCGGTTATAGAGCTTTCTGATCCCATGGAAGTGGAAGACCTTATGCCTGCAGAAGACTACGCACAGCTCCTCGTGGAGATAGTAAAGGATGAGAAGGGAGAAATCATAAAGCTGGAGCTACCTGGGGAGGAAGAAGAAAGGTTTGAAGAATCCCTTGAGGCTCTGCCAGAGGAGGAGTTGGGCTACGAAGAGAAGGAAAGGTAA
- the gcvPA gene encoding aminomethyl-transferring glycine dehydrogenase subunit GcvPA has product MYIPHSEEETQRLLKRLGLENLEELFSHIDPSLLSKPELPEPKSEEELRRYFKDLSKKNIPLISFAGFGSYDRIIPSVIWQVLNRGEFLTAYTPYQPEVSQGTLQALFEYQTLICELTGMEVANASMYDGASALAEALLMARAIRGKGKRVVLSEGVNPLYRRVANTYLRGYMDEIEICSLTHEGYTDLERLEGLIKDGETHALAVQYPNFMGFVEPLGEMVSLSKRYEVPIVVVADPIALAILKPPGEFGVDIVVGEGQQMGVPMNFGGPYAGFFAVRSEHLRRMPGRLVGMAEDIEGKRAFTLMLQTREQHIRRERATSNICTNQNLIALANLLYMVLLGKEGMREVARQSLSKALYLKRRLLEIGFEEVYNGKHLWEFPLRHERAEELYQRALRAGFLAGVPLEGFGYHKTILFAITEKRTKEEMDSLVDAIRAV; this is encoded by the coding sequence ATGTATATTCCCCACTCAGAGGAAGAGACACAAAGACTTCTGAAAAGGCTTGGTCTTGAAAATCTTGAAGAGCTTTTTTCACATATAGACCCATCGCTCCTTTCAAAGCCAGAGCTTCCAGAGCCAAAAAGTGAAGAGGAGCTAAGGAGATACTTCAAAGACCTAAGCAAGAAAAACATACCTCTTATTTCCTTTGCAGGCTTTGGCTCTTACGATAGGATAATTCCGTCGGTAATATGGCAAGTCCTCAACAGAGGCGAGTTTCTTACCGCATATACTCCTTACCAGCCAGAGGTTTCTCAGGGAACACTGCAGGCTCTCTTTGAATACCAAACTCTTATCTGTGAGCTCACAGGCATGGAGGTTGCCAACGCAAGCATGTATGATGGGGCATCCGCACTGGCGGAAGCTCTTCTAATGGCAAGGGCTATAAGAGGCAAAGGCAAAAGGGTGGTTTTGAGCGAGGGAGTAAACCCTCTCTATAGAAGAGTGGCAAACACATACCTAAGGGGCTACATGGATGAGATTGAAATATGTTCGCTTACTCATGAAGGCTATACAGACCTTGAGAGGCTTGAGGGTTTGATAAAGGATGGAGAAACACACGCCTTGGCGGTGCAGTATCCTAACTTTATGGGTTTTGTAGAGCCTCTTGGAGAAATGGTGAGTCTTTCAAAGAGGTATGAAGTCCCCATCGTAGTAGTTGCAGACCCTATAGCTTTGGCAATTCTTAAGCCTCCTGGCGAGTTTGGTGTGGACATTGTGGTGGGAGAGGGTCAGCAGATGGGCGTGCCTATGAACTTTGGAGGACCCTATGCGGGCTTTTTTGCGGTAAGGTCAGAGCATCTCAGGAGAATGCCTGGAAGGCTTGTGGGCATGGCAGAAGACATAGAGGGCAAAAGAGCCTTTACCCTAATGCTACAGACAAGGGAACAGCACATAAGAAGAGAGAGGGCAACCTCCAACATATGCACCAACCAAAACCTCATAGCCTTAGCAAACCTGCTTTATATGGTCTTGCTCGGAAAAGAAGGTATGAGAGAGGTAGCCAGACAAAGCCTCTCAAAGGCTTTATATCTCAAAAGAAGACTTCTTGAAATAGGCTTTGAGGAAGTCTACAACGGAAAGCACCTTTGGGAGTTTCCACTAAGACATGAGAGGGCGGAGGAGCTTTATCAAAGGGCTTTGAGGGCAGGTTTCCTTGCTGGTGTGCCTTTGGAAGGTTTTGGATATCACAAGACCATACTCTTTGCTATTACTGAAAAGAGGACAAAAGAGGAGATGGATAGTTTGGTGGACGCTATAAGAGCTGTCTAA
- a CDS encoding DHA2 family efflux MFS transporter permease subunit, which yields MKEERPFHESLTPIERGILTFSLMIGVFMAILDTTIVDIVVPKMMAPLSTDLYGVQWVITAYMTASASAILLVEWLEGLVGLKRVFLLGLFLFTTASFFCGQAQSLEWMIASRAVQGLGEALIVVSAEALLFSAYAPEKRGLAMGIYGLGVSFAPALGPTLGGWITEHIDWRWIFYINLPIGILNFTLALFFLKDHKPAHKLRLNFLSYLFISLATVSFLIVLSRGQKEGWFASDFILYLSLLSLFSFLLFLLSEMLSKNKLIDPSIFKIKEFVVAFWVYCFVLGFSMYQVFYLIPLYFEKLKGYTTFQTGLVILPMALTIGFLSPVAGILSDKKSPRLALYIATALYLSVAFLLLPRLNYFTSKETAIPYLIAMGAGMGFFFAPVTQMALKKLGDKTTLGVSLMHYVRFVGGSFGTAFATNDLQRFAVENFQRSTEIQDTYWLELKIQEASRWLSEFAYQSEEKAKAMIYQLQNLYALSDAFGSTLFFAALWALLGSLPVFYLFWEDVRDFGLKFFARRRKV from the coding sequence ATGAAGGAAGAAAGACCCTTTCACGAAAGTCTTACACCCATAGAGAGGGGTATTCTCACCTTTTCTCTGATGATAGGCGTCTTTATGGCGATTTTGGATACCACCATCGTGGACATAGTGGTGCCTAAGATGATGGCACCTCTTAGCACAGACCTATATGGCGTCCAGTGGGTAATAACCGCCTACATGACCGCCTCCGCAAGTGCCATACTGCTGGTAGAGTGGCTTGAGGGTCTTGTGGGTCTAAAGAGGGTCTTCCTGCTCGGGCTTTTTCTTTTTACTACCGCTTCCTTTTTCTGCGGTCAAGCTCAATCCCTTGAATGGATGATAGCGTCAAGGGCAGTTCAAGGCCTTGGCGAAGCCTTAATTGTGGTAAGTGCGGAAGCCCTTCTTTTCTCCGCCTACGCTCCAGAAAAGCGTGGTCTTGCCATGGGTATATACGGGCTTGGTGTGAGCTTTGCTCCCGCCCTTGGTCCCACACTGGGTGGCTGGATAACTGAACACATAGACTGGAGATGGATTTTCTACATAAACCTACCCATAGGTATCCTTAACTTCACCCTTGCCCTTTTTTTCCTAAAAGACCACAAGCCTGCTCACAAGCTAAGGCTCAACTTCCTATCTTACCTTTTCATTTCTCTTGCCACCGTGAGCTTTCTCATAGTCCTCTCAAGGGGTCAAAAGGAGGGTTGGTTTGCCAGCGACTTTATACTTTACCTTTCTTTGCTTTCCCTTTTCTCCTTTCTCCTTTTCCTGCTTTCTGAAATGCTCTCTAAAAACAAGCTCATAGACCCGTCTATTTTCAAGATTAAGGAGTTTGTGGTAGCCTTTTGGGTCTATTGCTTTGTGCTTGGCTTTTCCATGTATCAGGTCTTTTACCTTATACCTCTCTACTTTGAAAAGCTCAAGGGCTATACCACCTTTCAGACAGGTCTTGTTATACTGCCTATGGCTCTTACTATAGGCTTTCTCTCTCCAGTTGCTGGCATACTCTCTGACAAAAAATCTCCACGGCTTGCTCTATACATTGCAACCGCTTTGTATCTCTCTGTTGCCTTTTTGCTACTGCCAAGGCTCAATTACTTCACCTCAAAGGAAACTGCCATTCCTTATCTTATAGCAATGGGTGCGGGTATGGGCTTTTTCTTTGCACCAGTCACTCAGATGGCTCTAAAAAAGTTAGGAGATAAGACAACTCTTGGAGTAAGTCTTATGCACTATGTGAGGTTTGTGGGAGGCTCTTTTGGAACAGCCTTTGCCACCAATGACCTTCAAAGGTTTGCGGTAGAAAACTTTCAAAGAAGCACAGAGATACAAGATACTTATTGGTTAGAACTCAAAATACAAGAAGCCAGCCGGTGGTTATCTGAGTTCGCCTACCAGTCAGAGGAAAAGGCAAAGGCTATGATATACCAGCTTCAAAACCTTTATGCCCTTTCTGATGCCTTTGGCTCTACTCTTTTCTTTGCAGCCCTTTGGGCTCTTCTTGGCAGTCTGCCAGTTTTTTATCTTTTTTGGGAGGATGTAAGAGATTTTGGATTAAAGTTTTTTGCAAGAAGGAGGAAGGTGTAA
- the secD gene encoding protein translocase subunit SecD — protein sequence MLILIVFSLSVVVILLKPINLGLDLKGGISMVIQPDMNYSLEQEYERLSRDIEQRLREEGIRILDVVASKEGIRVELLDEGQYTRLLSIIEKDFPRFTVAERQKGEVLIRFKDIELEQLKSGVLTQTIEVLRKRIDELGVVQPVITRIGADRILVELPGVLDIQRAKSIVGRTALLELKLVVDSGPREALIERLTKDYELLPDQTGDEWFLLEKVPVITGADLKTAYTTTDEFGMPAVGFELTGKGAEAFAKATEQNIGRRLAIVLDKRVISAPVIRSRISDRGQISGNFTPEEARELAVVLRAGALPTKVQFLQESVVGPSLGRDAIEQGIKAGVVGFLLLVFILIARYKTAGITATFSIILNALMLWAGLVLLGGTLTLPGIAGVILNMGIAVDSNVLIFERVKEELRLGNSIRKSIELGYRRALSAVWDTHITLLVAALILFQFGSGPVKGFATTLTIGTIASFISNVYFAKVLLELLSKIRLFKV from the coding sequence TTGCTTATACTAATTGTGTTCTCTCTTTCTGTGGTGGTTATACTCCTAAAGCCTATAAACCTTGGTCTTGACCTCAAGGGTGGCATATCTATGGTTATCCAGCCCGATATGAACTACAGCCTTGAACAAGAATATGAAAGGCTCTCAAGGGACATAGAACAAAGGCTCAGAGAAGAGGGAATAAGGATTCTTGACGTTGTTGCAAGTAAAGAGGGCATAAGGGTAGAGCTTCTTGATGAAGGACAGTATACGAGGCTACTTTCCATAATAGAAAAAGACTTTCCAAGGTTTACGGTTGCAGAAAGGCAAAAGGGTGAGGTGCTTATAAGGTTCAAAGATATAGAACTGGAACAGCTCAAAAGTGGCGTGCTAACTCAGACCATAGAGGTGCTTCGCAAAAGAATTGACGAGCTTGGTGTGGTCCAACCTGTTATAACACGCATAGGTGCGGACAGAATACTAGTTGAGCTTCCCGGCGTTCTGGACATACAGAGGGCAAAATCCATAGTGGGAAGGACTGCACTTTTAGAGCTAAAGTTGGTTGTAGACTCTGGACCAAGAGAGGCTCTCATAGAAAGGCTCACAAAGGACTACGAGCTTTTACCAGACCAGACAGGCGATGAGTGGTTTCTTTTGGAGAAAGTTCCTGTTATAACTGGTGCAGACCTAAAGACCGCTTATACTACCACCGACGAGTTTGGCATGCCAGCGGTAGGCTTTGAGCTAACAGGTAAAGGTGCAGAAGCCTTTGCAAAGGCTACAGAGCAAAATATCGGCAGAAGGCTCGCCATAGTGCTTGACAAAAGGGTAATATCCGCGCCGGTCATAAGAAGCAGAATAAGCGACAGAGGTCAGATAAGTGGAAACTTCACACCAGAAGAAGCCAGAGAACTTGCTGTAGTGCTAAGGGCAGGTGCTCTTCCCACAAAGGTTCAGTTTTTGCAAGAGAGCGTAGTAGGTCCCTCCTTGGGAAGGGATGCCATAGAGCAGGGGATAAAGGCAGGTGTGGTGGGCTTCTTACTGCTTGTGTTTATACTCATAGCCAGATACAAAACCGCAGGCATCACCGCTACCTTTTCCATAATTTTGAACGCCTTGATGCTATGGGCTGGGCTTGTGCTATTGGGTGGCACGCTTACTCTTCCGGGCATCGCGGGCGTAATACTCAACATGGGCATAGCGGTAGATTCAAACGTGCTGATTTTTGAAAGGGTAAAGGAAGAGCTTAGGCTGGGCAATAGCATAAGGAAATCCATTGAATTGGGTTATAGGAGAGCTCTAAGTGCTGTGTGGGATACACATATAACACTCCTTGTTGCAGCTCTAATACTCTTCCAGTTTGGTAGTGGACCAGTAAAGGGTTTTGCGACAACTCTCACCATAGGAACTATAGCATCCTTTATCTCTAACGTGTATTTTGCCAAGGTATTGCTTGAACTTCTAAGCAAAATAAGACTTTTTAAGGTTTAA
- a CDS encoding EAL domain-containing protein gives MDRMDEKCKRCDGIKGLREEPATLVFILENQLLKDKLKRQLASITSKYQEEEDSITIEVSGLRSFFEKFYQTNTFSELEGEDIWIVVLSSGEMLKSYHVKNARNLNFWLSQVACSKYIKILEEKRFTVYFHPIVNRELSVIGFECLIRGIDQDGSLVSPAYLFDCAEKTDSIFYFDRTCREVAIRKSAEKGLKDALIFINFVPTSIYNPETCLKTTIELADSYNLKHENIVFEVVETHKVEDIKHLRNILDYYREKGFKVALDDVGSGFSGLTNLVNLHPDIIKIDREIIHNVNGDNLKQGVVEALVDLCRKNNIKVLAEGVETIGEFNFIFEKVDYMQGFLFAKPSPEPSRQISVKGS, from the coding sequence ATGGATAGAATGGACGAAAAATGTAAAAGATGCGACGGTATAAAGGGATTAAGGGAGGAACCAGCTACACTGGTCTTTATATTGGAAAATCAACTATTGAAAGACAAACTAAAAAGACAGCTTGCGAGCATAACATCTAAATACCAAGAGGAAGAGGATTCAATAACTATTGAAGTTTCTGGACTAAGGAGCTTCTTTGAGAAATTCTACCAAACAAACACTTTTTCAGAACTTGAGGGCGAGGATATATGGATTGTGGTTCTAAGCTCTGGAGAAATGCTCAAAAGCTATCATGTTAAAAACGCCAGAAATCTAAACTTTTGGCTCTCTCAGGTAGCTTGTAGTAAATACATTAAAATTCTCGAAGAAAAAAGGTTTACTGTGTATTTTCATCCTATAGTCAATAGAGAACTTTCTGTTATAGGCTTTGAATGTCTAATAAGAGGGATAGACCAGGATGGCTCGTTGGTATCTCCAGCCTATCTTTTTGACTGTGCGGAGAAGACGGACAGTATTTTTTACTTTGACAGAACCTGCAGAGAAGTAGCCATAAGAAAGTCTGCGGAGAAAGGGTTAAAGGATGCCCTAATTTTTATAAATTTTGTGCCTACAAGTATATATAACCCAGAGACTTGTTTGAAAACAACCATAGAACTTGCGGACTCATATAACCTCAAGCATGAAAATATAGTTTTCGAGGTAGTTGAAACACATAAGGTAGAGGATATAAAGCATCTTAGAAATATCCTTGATTACTACAGAGAAAAGGGCTTCAAGGTTGCTCTTGATGATGTAGGTTCAGGCTTTTCTGGGCTTACGAACCTCGTAAATCTACATCCAGATATTATAAAGATAGACAGAGAGATAATTCATAATGTAAATGGAGACAACCTTAAGCAGGGAGTCGTGGAAGCCCTCGTAGACCTTTGCAGGAAGAATAATATTAAGGTCTTGGCGGAAGGAGTTGAAACCATTGGAGAGTTCAATTTTATCTTTGAAAAGGTTGACTACATGCAGGGTTTCCTGTTTGCAAAGCCCTCCCCAGAACCTTCCCGGCAAATAAGCGTAAAAGGCTCTTAG
- a CDS encoding 3-deoxy-D-manno-octulosonic acid transferase produces the protein MERGKGRLWFHTASVGEFNTAKPLLKRLYKDHYITLTYFSPRAKRYLQSQEGKGYFHELYRLPLDFPPFVKSFEKRIRPNAILIMERELWPFLLLSTKAPKVWLNAYAKGGMLEMLLSKRFSLILAREERDAEKFRSYGLSEVFACGNLKFVLEEPPPVEIKLETSKLLVAGSTHPGEEEIIKRVYERLIKELKEVKLLIAPRHISRATEVLRLFQDLGASLRSKEEEGWNVLVLDTLGELFSMYRYAKVSFVGGTLVPVGGHNLLEPAYFGKPVLYGPYTHKVGELRAFLEKIGLGFCVRDEEELYKTALELLGKEDTKKHTTLKEHAQKVLECHLFHLNSFLEKVL, from the coding sequence GTGGAAAGAGGGAAAGGTAGGCTCTGGTTTCACACCGCAAGCGTAGGAGAGTTTAACACCGCAAAGCCACTCCTCAAGAGGCTTTATAAAGACCATTACATAACCCTCACCTACTTCTCTCCACGGGCGAAAAGGTATTTACAAAGCCAAGAGGGCAAGGGCTACTTTCATGAACTCTATAGGCTACCACTGGACTTTCCCCCTTTTGTGAAAAGTTTTGAAAAAAGGATAAGACCCAATGCTATTTTAATCATGGAAAGGGAGCTCTGGCCCTTTCTTCTCTTGTCAACCAAAGCTCCAAAGGTTTGGCTAAACGCCTATGCGAAGGGAGGTATGTTAGAGATGCTATTGTCCAAAAGGTTTTCTCTAATATTAGCGAGGGAAGAGAGGGATGCAGAGAAGTTTAGGTCTTATGGACTATCTGAGGTGTTTGCCTGTGGCAATCTTAAATTTGTCCTTGAAGAGCCACCGCCTGTAGAGATAAAGTTGGAAACTTCAAAACTCCTCGTGGCAGGTAGCACCCATCCAGGAGAAGAGGAAATCATAAAAAGGGTATACGAAAGGCTTATAAAGGAACTCAAAGAGGTCAAGCTCCTAATAGCACCAAGACATATAAGCAGGGCTACAGAAGTCTTAAGGCTTTTTCAGGACTTGGGGGCAAGTTTAAGAAGTAAGGAAGAAGAAGGATGGAATGTGCTTGTGCTTGATACCCTTGGCGAGCTTTTTTCAATGTATAGATACGCAAAGGTTAGCTTTGTGGGTGGAACGCTTGTCCCTGTAGGAGGGCATAACCTCCTTGAACCTGCCTACTTTGGAAAGCCTGTGCTTTACGGACCTTATACCCACAAGGTAGGAGAGCTTAGGGCTTTTTTGGAAAAGATTGGGCTCGGCTTTTGTGTTAGAGACGAGGAAGAGCTATACAAGACCGCATTAGAACTGTTAGGGAAGGAAGACACCAAAAAACATACCACGCTCAAAGAGCACGCACAGAAAGTCCTTGAGTGCCATCTGTTTCATCTAAACTCCTTTTTGGAAAAAGTTTTGTAA
- a CDS encoding inositol-3-phosphate synthase produces MSKIRVAIAGVGNCASSLVQGIYYYAKHRENVSGLMFEDVGGYKPWDIEVVAAWDIDARKVGKDVSEAIFSPPNCTTVFEPNVPKTGVIVRKGKVLDGYASHMANYPPERSFVLSEEKEDELEDVVRVLKETNADVLINYVPVGSEEAARFYARACLEAGVSFINGMPTFIVSEPEWAEKFEKAGIPVVGDDIKSQVGATIVHRTLAQLFLDRGVKIDRTYQLNFGGNTDFLNMLERERLKTKKVSKTQAVASLIPYEMDPFSIHIGPSDWVPWLKDRKIAYIRIEGRLFGDVPMYVELKLDVEDSPNSAGSMIDAIRCCKLARDRGIGGPLYSISAYTMKHPPVQYPDWQARKMVEEFISGKRER; encoded by the coding sequence ATGTCAAAAATAAGAGTAGCAATAGCAGGTGTAGGGAACTGTGCCAGTAGCCTTGTTCAAGGTATCTACTACTACGCAAAACACAGGGAAAACGTAAGTGGCTTGATGTTTGAGGATGTGGGTGGCTACAAGCCTTGGGATATTGAAGTAGTCGCCGCCTGGGATATTGATGCCAGAAAGGTGGGGAAAGATGTCTCTGAGGCTATTTTTTCACCTCCTAACTGCACCACGGTTTTTGAACCTAACGTGCCAAAGACAGGCGTTATAGTGAGAAAGGGCAAGGTTTTGGATGGATATGCAAGTCATATGGCAAACTACCCTCCAGAAAGGAGCTTTGTGCTTTCTGAGGAAAAGGAGGATGAGCTTGAGGATGTGGTTAGGGTTCTCAAAGAGACCAATGCGGACGTGCTTATAAACTACGTCCCAGTTGGCTCTGAGGAGGCAGCGAGGTTTTACGCAAGGGCGTGCCTTGAGGCAGGAGTGTCCTTTATAAACGGTATGCCTACCTTTATAGTCTCTGAACCAGAGTGGGCAGAGAAGTTTGAAAAGGCGGGTATTCCTGTCGTGGGGGATGATATAAAATCTCAGGTGGGTGCAACCATAGTCCACAGGACTTTGGCTCAACTCTTTCTTGACAGAGGTGTAAAGATTGACAGGACATATCAGCTAAACTTTGGCGGAAACACAGACTTTCTTAATATGCTTGAAAGGGAGAGGCTAAAGACAAAAAAGGTCTCAAAGACCCAAGCAGTCGCTTCTCTAATACCCTATGAGATGGACCCCTTTAGTATCCATATAGGACCCTCCGATTGGGTACCCTGGCTAAAGGACAGAAAAATAGCCTACATACGCATTGAGGGAAGGCTTTTTGGCGATGTGCCCATGTATGTGGAGCTAAAGCTGGATGTGGAGGACTCTCCAAACAGTGCTGGTTCTATGATAGATGCCATAAGGTGCTGTAAACTTGCCAGAGATAGGGGTATAGGTGGACCCCTATACTCCATAAGTGCCTACACCATGAAGCATCCTCCAGTGCAGTATCCCGATTGGCAGGCAAGAAAGATGGTAGAAGAGTTTATAAGTGGAAAGAGGGAAAGGTAG
- a CDS encoding HlyD family efflux transporter periplasmic adaptor subunit, producing MRKVGIGVILFLLVLFGFLSYRWIKHRMEYAITDAVFVRVDTMSNVSFEVSGRVVEVYKDMGDRVKKGELLARLEPEDYRLHLESLQMKLNSLLAQKEALELQLKRSKAQIDLGVGMAGDTLKELKAKEDALIRQVQELEVQIQQTERDRQRAENLFKEGLIPKQRFEQIDTTYKSLQLRKKALEDSLRELRAVYSRTQREYEKTELERIRAKELSKQIEALERDIEALETQIQQAKLNLERTELRSPIDGIVAKRFISVGDMVRVGQPAFSLIDPESFYVESLLEETKLRGVKPGSKAYVRLDAYKNVVFEGVVEEISPASAATFALVPRDVSAGEFTKVVQRIPVKIRITKGDKSLLRVGMGGKVEIRRE from the coding sequence GTGAGAAAGGTAGGAATAGGGGTAATTCTTTTTCTTTTGGTGCTTTTTGGCTTTTTGTCCTATAGATGGATAAAGCACAGAATGGAATATGCCATAACGGATGCGGTTTTTGTAAGGGTGGACACCATGAGCAACGTGTCCTTTGAGGTTAGTGGTAGAGTGGTGGAGGTCTACAAGGATATGGGAGACAGGGTAAAAAAGGGAGAGCTTTTGGCGAGGCTTGAACCAGAGGATTATAGGCTACACTTAGAGAGCTTACAGATGAAGCTAAACTCTCTCTTGGCACAAAAGGAAGCCCTTGAACTTCAGCTAAAAAGGTCAAAGGCTCAGATTGACTTAGGGGTTGGTATGGCAGGAGATACCCTAAAAGAGCTAAAAGCCAAAGAGGACGCACTAATAAGACAAGTGCAAGAGCTTGAAGTCCAAATACAACAGACAGAAAGAGACAGACAAAGAGCGGAAAACCTCTTTAAAGAGGGTCTTATTCCAAAGCAGAGGTTTGAACAGATAGACACCACCTATAAAAGCCTTCAACTTAGGAAAAAGGCTTTGGAAGACAGTTTAAGGGAGCTAAGAGCGGTATACTCAAGAACTCAAAGGGAATACGAAAAAACCGAGCTTGAAAGAATAAGAGCAAAGGAGCTTAGCAAACAGATTGAGGCACTGGAGAGGGACATAGAGGCTTTAGAAACCCAAATACAACAGGCAAAGTTAAACCTTGAAAGAACAGAGCTACGCTCACCCATAGATGGCATAGTTGCCAAGAGGTTTATAAGCGTAGGAGACATGGTAAGGGTTGGTCAGCCAGCCTTTAGTCTAATAGACCCGGAGAGCTTTTATGTGGAATCCCTTCTTGAGGAGACAAAGCTAAGGGGTGTAAAGCCCGGCTCAAAAGCCTATGTGAGGCTTGATGCCTACAAGAATGTAGTCTTTGAAGGCGTAGTGGAAGAGATAAGCCCAGCCTCTGCGGCAACCTTTGCCCTCGTGCCAAGGGATGTGTCCGCAGGAGAGTTTACCAAAGTAGTCCAGCGAATACCGGTGAAGATAAGGATAACCAAAGGGGACAAGAGCCTTCTTAGAGTTGGCATGGGCGGAAAGGTGGAGATAAGGAGAGAATGA
- a CDS encoding DUF2860 family protein, which translates to MRPYMVLLTLLLPAVSMAENRIGAGGAIMWGKDNTSTRGSSVVKSLDKPEDSFLRALPFLDINLSYKSGTNTYFLRTSTEAMMPGLQVGFKRQGFVFESTELYLGYNPLRRVWKDPYLLNTPREKTYQRDYEVGVKFFQGPSSLGIRSVYSDIEDDKLGERERDLRRDRLLTELSYSYRYSLSKNFGISPSLNLRYSKAEGKANSYAGYTLGLSGIYRQSTYLFNAGLGIDVDNYLSKDPVLLKKRKDTGYYLLVSMTKRNFIHKNVYLTSFTAYRQVNSNANFYDRKALFFGVLTGYSW; encoded by the coding sequence ATGCGTCCATACATGGTTTTACTTACATTGCTTCTACCAGCGGTCTCTATGGCGGAGAACCGTATAGGGGCTGGCGGTGCTATTATGTGGGGTAAGGATAACACATCCACAAGGGGGAGTAGCGTCGTAAAAAGCCTTGATAAGCCAGAGGATAGCTTCCTAAGGGCTTTGCCTTTTCTTGATATAAACCTATCCTACAAAAGCGGGACAAACACTTACTTTTTGAGGACTTCCACCGAAGCCATGATGCCTGGGCTTCAGGTAGGTTTCAAAAGACAGGGCTTTGTCTTTGAATCAACGGAGCTATATCTTGGCTACAACCCTCTAAGAAGGGTATGGAAAGACCCATATTTGTTAAACACACCAAGAGAGAAGACCTACCAGCGAGACTACGAAGTAGGTGTGAAGTTTTTTCAAGGTCCTTCAAGCCTTGGTATAAGGTCTGTATACTCAGACATAGAGGATGACAAGTTAGGCGAGAGAGAAAGGGACTTGAGAAGAGACAGGCTTCTTACAGAGTTAAGCTATTCTTACAGATACAGCCTTAGCAAAAATTTTGGCATCTCGCCCTCACTAAACCTAAGGTATTCTAAGGCAGAGGGCAAAGCTAACTCTTATGCAGGCTACACACTTGGACTTTCTGGCATATACAGACAAAGCACATACCTATTCAACGCAGGCTTGGGAATAGATGTGGATAATTACCTAAGCAAAGACCCAGTTTTACTTAAAAAGAGAAAAGACACAGGCTACTACCTACTTGTTTCTATGACCAAAAGGAACTTTATCCATAAAAATGTCTACTTGACATCCTTCACCGCATACAGACAGGTAAACTCTAATGCAAACTTCTACGACAGAAAAGCCCTATTCTTTGGGGTCTTGACGGGATACAGTTGGTGA